In Arachis hypogaea cultivar Tifrunner chromosome 17, arahy.Tifrunner.gnm2.J5K5, whole genome shotgun sequence, a single window of DNA contains:
- the LOC112763601 gene encoding protein FAR1-RELATED SEQUENCE 5-like, with product MREAIKQVFPYATHQLCAWHLHRNACEKVKNSRFLNDFKKLIYANVSVEEFQVMWGDMVARYNLSSNSWVDQTYELRNLWALAYLRDQFFGQIRTTSQCEGIKSLIKAYVRKKDTLLEFINNIETFVSHYRNNERVAEFNSKYTDPVLVTSSPTLEDFAAKTFTHNMFQEVRKEIEGACAMNTELVIQDGGKLYFKCNSFGVPEIDHVVEFDRVGGMLCECLWFENRGIPCMHIFACLKHQHVEVIPECLVCKRWTKNAKSDFMKSSVDDPSDFDKVLKCRLGVLGAECSRLMDVSCKNSSDFVKAMNDVVNTITKLQKRGENPHNDNLDNDYIVDPLVVKSKGTPKKNSKFNQRRRCSNCGVIGHYNKSCPNVPGRIPKEPVDDDTEKNISSHLDILTKRKRHDSMKNQQKMEKDRNIGGGTTPTS from the exons ATGAGAGAAGCCATTAAACAGGTCTTTCCTTATGCAACACATCAACTATGTGCATGGCACTTACATAGGAATGCATGCGAGAAGGTTAAGAATAGTAGATTTTTAAATGACTTCAAGAAATTGATTTATGCTAATGTGAGTGTTGAAGAGTTTCAGGTCATGTGGGGAGACATGGTGGCGAGGTATAACTTATCAAGCAACTCTTGGGTCGACCAAACCTATGAGTTGAGGAATTTATGGGCTCTTGCATATTTGAGGGACCAATTTTTTGGGCAAATTAGGACAACATCCCAGTGTGAAGGGATTAAATCTCTGATAAAAGCATATGTAAGAAAGAAAGATACCCTTCTTGAATTCATCAATAACATAGAGACCTTTGTTAGCCATTACAGGAACAATGAAAGAGTTGCAGAGTTCAATAGTAAATATACCGATCCAGTTCTTGTGACTTCTTCGCCGACACTTGAAGATTTTGCTGCAAAGACTTTCACTCATAACATGTTCCAGGAGGTCAGGAAGGAAATTGAGGGTGCTTGTGCTATGAATACAGAGTTGGTAATTCAGGATGGTGGAAAACTATACTTCAAGTGTAACAGTTTTGGAGTGCCAGAGATTGATCATGTGGTTGAGTTTGACAGAGTTGGGGGGATGCTTTGTGAGTGTCTGTGGTTCGAAAATAGAGGGATTCCATGCATGCACATATTTGCATGCCTAAAGCACCAACACGTTGAAGTTATTCCAGAATGCTTAGTGTGCAAGCGTTGGACGAAGAATGCCAAGAGCGATTTTATGAAGTCAAGCGTCGATGATCCAAGTGATTTTGATAAGGTACTAAAGTGTCGTTTGGGTGTGTTGGGTGCTGAGTGTTCTAGGTTGATGGATGTTTCATGTAAGAACTCAAGTGATTTTGTCAAAGCAATGAATGATGTTGTCAACACAATTACAAAACTCCAAAAGCGAGGTGAAAATCCACACAACGATAATTTAGACAATGACTACATTGTTGACCCATTGGTGGTGAAGAGTAAGGGAACTCCcaagaaaaactcaaaatttAATCAACGTAGAAGGTGTTCAAACTGCGGTGTGATAGGGCACTACAACAAAAGTTGTCCTAATGTTCCTGGTAGAATCCCAAAGGAGCCGGTAGACGATGATACAGAAAAGAATATCAGCAGCCATCTTGACATCCTCACTAAG CGCAAAAGACATGACAGTATGAAAAATCAGCAGAAGATGGAAAAAGATAGGAACATTGGTGGTGGAACAACACCAACCTCATAA